The genomic interval CATAGCACGGGTACGGGTTATGCGAGTCCATGATGAGCATGGGCGCGAGGGTTGTGTTGGAGTTTGCGGAGCTTGGCTCCGCCCTGCAGGCCGGCCCAGCCGTTGACCGCCCACGGTGCCTCACTCGCACGGCCATACCCGGTCTCCAGCCTTCGTGCCCACCTGCTGCGCGGAAGCATCGGAGCGGTGCTTCTGGCACTGCGCGAGGCCGCGATAGTGCTCACAGGGCAGGTGCCGGGCAATATCGCATAGGTCAGCGCACCGGCGGGTCTGGCCCAACTTTACGACCCCAGGGGAGCGCAGCAGCGAAGTTTGCGGTTCCGAAAATCATGTGCCCGCTTCGGTTTTCGTGCCTGTTGCACGTGCCCGCAGAGCGTACCGGGGCTGTTTCAGCTGGAACAGCCCCTCGGGCGATGGGCCAATGGTGCTCGAAATCGCAAGAGGTATTTCGGATTCGGAAGGAGTTTCGTGAGGAGGCAAGAATACCATCCGCGGACCCGCCGGGGAGGTGGGGCGTTTGCCCTCGGTATCGTGGCGACGCCGCGAACAGGTGGCCGAGCTGCTAAAGCTGCGGGGCTACGTTTCGGTCGAGGATCTCAGTAAGGCCCTCGGTGTCTCGGCTCCGACGATTCGAAAGGATCTGACGGCGCTCGAGCACCAGGGGCTGGCCATGCGGACGCATGGCGGAGCCGTCCTGGTGCCCTTGGTGCGTACCACTGAGGATCTGCCCTTCGCCCGGCGGGCTGACCTGATGCGCGGAGCCAAGGAGCGCATTGGCCGGCTCGTGGCAGACGCCATTGAGGATCACGACACCGTCATTTTCGATGCTAGCTCGACGGTCTGGTTCGCCCTCCCTTTCCTGGCCGGGCGGCGCATCACCCTACTGACCAACGTGGCCGGCGCCATCCTGGACCGAGTGGCGGAGTTCGAGGGCATAACGCTCATCTCGACAGGTGGCCTGCTGCGATCCGACGGCTCGTCGTTCTGCGGGCCTCTGGCCGAGGATGCCATCGCGCAGTTCTGGGCCGACAAGGCGTTCATCTCCCCCCTCGGCATATCGATCAAGCGCGGCTTCACGCATGCCAACCCCCTGGAGGCGCATCTGAGGCGGCGCATAATAGAGGCCACCAACCGGGTCTTCGTCTGCGCGGACCACAGCAAGTTCGGTCATGCTAGGCTGGCCCAGATCGCACCGCTTTCGGCTGCCCACGTCATCCTGACTGATGTTGAGCCCGCCGACATGTTCCGGGAGTTCTTCGATGCACACGGGATTGAGGTGCGGGTTGCTCAATCGCTGGCGACCGACGGACAGGCGGCGCCGGGCTGAGGTAGGCCGGGGGCACGGTCCATGTCGTGGAAAGTCAAGGCTGATTTGATCGCAGGCGCAGTTCGCGCGGGCCTTATCGTTTCGTGCCAGGCGCGCCCGCAAAGCCCGCTTTACAGCCCCCAGGCCATGGCGCTCATGGCGAGAGCAGCGGCCAGCGGGGGAGCTGTGGCTATCCGTGCCGATGGGCCCGAAAGCGTGGCCGCGATCAAGAGTGCCGTAACCCTCCCCGTCTTCGACTGCCACAAGCGGCGCTATCCGGAAAGCGACGTCTACATCATGCCAACGCGGCGGGAGGCGCGGGCCAGTGCCGAGGCCGGAGCCGATGTGCTGGTTGTTGACGGGACGGCTCGGCCCAGGCCCGGCGGTGAGCCGCTGAGGGACCTGGTGTGCTTCATCCATGAGGAACTTGGGCTTCCGGTCATGGGGGATGTCTCGACATTGGAAGAGGGCATCGGGTGCGTTGAGGCCGGGTGCGACTTCATAGCCACGACTCTGTCCGGCTATACGCCCTACAGCCAGCCTCGGGAGGGCCCGGACCTGGATCTGGTCGCAGACCTGGCGACCCGTGTGGACGTACCGGTTATCGCGGAGGGCCGGATTCGAACGCCCGACCAGGCCCTTCTGGCCCTTCGTGCCGGCGCCTGGGCCGTGGTCGTGGGCTCAGCCATCACGGCGCCTGACATCGTCGCGCGCTGGTTCGTGCAACGTCTGAAG from Bacillota bacterium carries:
- a CDS encoding N-acetylmannosamine-6-phosphate 2-epimerase, encoding MSWKVKADLIAGAVRAGLIVSCQARPQSPLYSPQAMALMARAAASGGAVAIRADGPESVAAIKSAVTLPVFDCHKRRYPESDVYIMPTRREARASAEAGADVLVVDGTARPRPGGEPLRDLVCFIHEELGLPVMGDVSTLEEGIGCVEAGCDFIATTLSGYTPYSQPREGPDLDLVADLATRVDVPVIAEGRIRTPDQALLALRAGAWAVVVGSAITAPDIVARWFVQRLKEVHAG
- a CDS encoding DeoR/GlpR family DNA-binding transcription regulator codes for the protein MPSVSWRRREQVAELLKLRGYVSVEDLSKALGVSAPTIRKDLTALEHQGLAMRTHGGAVLVPLVRTTEDLPFARRADLMRGAKERIGRLVADAIEDHDTVIFDASSTVWFALPFLAGRRITLLTNVAGAILDRVAEFEGITLISTGGLLRSDGSSFCGPLAEDAIAQFWADKAFISPLGISIKRGFTHANPLEAHLRRRIIEATNRVFVCADHSKFGHARLAQIAPLSAAHVILTDVEPADMFREFFDAHGIEVRVAQSLATDGQAAPG